The Coccinella septempunctata chromosome X, icCocSept1.1, whole genome shotgun sequence nucleotide sequence TTTGACTTTTTCTTTAccgaattttttaaaattttcttatgACACTCAAATTTTATTTCTATATATGCCACTGGATTCTCCCAACTTAATTTTGATCTCTGCGAATTCATGAAAGTCATGCATGATGAATTGAACTGTATTATTGTATGTACAtccaatataatttttttttcaaaaattcttcgttgaaatgtttcaatcataaatttatttaatttattttgtaagTAATGATGCATATATTTCGAGACGATATATTGTCATTTTGTTGTAAAATTTTAATTATGTAAATTGTAAATAGATAGAATGATACCTCATTTTTGACGGCAAATaagaaatttgatgaaaaatttttgtcaTTATTTCGATAATTGTAATATTTTGATAGAGATGTATATTTGAATGTCAGCTCAATATGTTTTGGTGTTATTTTACagttttatatattttgttCAAATATATTTTACAATTCTTTATAAATATCAGCTTTTTTATCAGATTATAGGTAGTATCATTCCAATCCAAAATTTACAGCATTTATGTGTATGTCAAATTATAGACTTACACATTTTAATATTTGCTGGTGTTCTTTTATTGAACCTCCCAGAACTACGGAAATTTCATTAAGAAGATTTCATACTGAAATTGAATCTGAATCCAACTACTTAATATTTACTTAATCCTACAATTAATTTTGTATGAAGCAACATTCAGAAGTAGGTAATAAATTCTTTCACCAAAATGAATGTTTCATTCGATCGAAATATCGTTTTCGAATATTGAGAAATTCAATAGGGAAACGGATTGTCTGAAAAGAGGAACTACAGCATAAGATTGTTTATTCAGAACTACAAAGTAAATTCCATAACAAAAGTATTAAAGCAGAATTAGTATGCAAATCCAACCTATAAAAACATATTACTTTTTAGGTTTACTCTGGTTTTTTTTACCACCGCTTTTTCTTGGGGGAGGAGCTATTGGTGGTGGAGGTTCATCAGAAGCAAGTGAAATAGTTGAAGTCGGCTCTGAGGGTGCTGATGGTTTTTCTGGAGGAACTAATGGAGCTGAAGCTTGTGCTGTGGAAGCAGGAGCTTTTTCAAGGCTGCAAGTTTTTCCTTCAGCTGGGGTCTGTTCAATATGTGCTGGAGTCTCTTTGGGTTTAGAACATTCTGTAGGGGCTGAAGCCTCAGTTAGTGAAGGAGTTTTCTCCAAAATCTTTTCAGTCAAAGGAATACTCTGAGATGCTTCTACCACAGGTGTTACTTTTTGGACTGGTTGCTCTGGGGGTGAGGGTAGGGCTTGAGCCGCAGGatcaataatattttcttctttaGCTGGTGTTTCTGGGGGTGGAATTTGAACTGGAGTACAAAGAGGAGCCTCAGTTGAAGGAGTTGTTGGAGGAGTTCTCTTGCATGAAGTTGCTTCCGGAGTaacttcctgtttggaatctACTTGCTTTGTTTGTTGCTGAGCTTCTTGTGTTGGTGGAGAAGATATAATTTGGGGTTCAGGCAAAATATTTTCTGTCGTAATATCTTGTTTAGGAACTTCAGGTTTGGTTGGGACTGGAGCTGATGCTATGGGACAGGATACACATTCTTCTTGTCCTCTTTGTTCAGGTGTTAAGGGGACATCTTTGGAAGCGAGAGTAACGGACATGGGAGTAGTTGCTTCAGGTAAATTCGGTGATCTAAGTGGCGCAGAGATTTCTTCAGTAGAAGGTGGAGTACTCTCACTAGGAACAGTTGAAACCTTAGATATTTCCTCTGCAGGTATCTGTGCAACAATGCTTGACTTTGATGTTTCTTCAACAGAAACCTTTGTCTCAGATTCAGGTTTAGGAGGTTCTTCTGTAGAACTCTTATCTCCAGAGGGGACCTCTTCTACAGTTGAAGTTTCTTTTGCAGCAGGTACATTTGGAGATAGGGCCTGTTCCTCAGTCTTCGATGATGTATCTTTCCTAGGTTCTTTCTCAGATGGGACTTGCTCAGTAGGAGAAGCGGAAATTTCTTCTGTACTAGATGGCACATTCACAGGAGTGGTAACCTGTGCTGGGGTAGAAGGGGGTTTTTCAACAGAATTGTCGGAAGATTCATTTGTCGGTGGACACGAAGGAGAGAGATC carries:
- the LOC123321268 gene encoding glycogenin-2 isoform X2 translates to MVKGAWVTLATNDSYSLGALVLAHSLKQVGTQKELAILITPGVTNSMRSRLSEVFNSVKEVNILDSKDKANLKLLQRPELGITFTKLHCWQLTEYEKCVFLDADTLVLQNCDELFEREELSAAPDVGWPDCFNSGVFVYRPSEETYNSLVQFALDKGSFDGGDQGLLNLYFSDWAQKDISKHLPFIYNVCSTAFYSYLPAFKQFGKDIKIIHFIGNAKPWLQYFDTESKTVRPSRDLGHLEPILQMWWNIFCSMIHPNLSTDMSGLAGAFARLTLGQQRTPEQEELENCLRRQNWEQGNIDYLGRDSFDNIWSKICQTLAKGPQEDEGGDATQIKTDDLLLESPQQEVPKEDVPLSCQEAPQPTESSTDITAQKIASTDLSPSCPPTNESSDNSVEKPPSTPAQVTTPVNVPSSTEEISASPTEQVPSEKEPRKDTSSKTEEQALSPNVPAAKETSTVEEVPSGDKSSTEEPPKPESETKVSVEETSKSSIVAQIPAEEISKVSTVPSESTPPSTEEISAPLRSPNLPEATTPMSVTLASKDVPLTPEQRGQEECVSCPIASAPVPTKPEVPKQDITTENILPEPQIISSPPTQEAQQQTKQVDSKQEVTPEATSCKRTPPTTPSTEAPLCTPVQIPPPETPAKEENIIDPAAQALPSPPEQPVQKVTPVVEASQSIPLTEKILEKTPSLTEASAPTECSKPKETPAHIEQTPAEGKTCSLEKAPASTAQASAPLVPPEKPSAPSEPTSTISLASDEPPPPIAPPPRKSGGKKNQSKPKK